The Amycolatopsis japonica nucleotide sequence GTACTCGTCTCCGAGCAGTTCCCTGGCCCTGACCGGGATCTCCTTGCCCGCCAGCGCGACGACCGCGTCGGGATGCGAGCGCAGGTTGTGCGTCCACGCCGGATCGTTCGGCCTCCCCCAATTGGAGCCGACGAGCACGAAACCTTCCCCGTGCGGAAAATACAGAAGATTGGTACTGCGGGGCAGCCCGCTCTTCCGGCCGGTCGTGGTCAGCCGCAGGGAAGGGAGCCCGGCCAGCGCGACCAGGCTCACCTTCCCCTTGAACAGCCGGTGGAGTCTCTTGTCCACCCAGATGATCCCGCCCGCGAGCCCCATCAGCCACGGTTTGGTGCCGAGCACACGGGCGAGCGACGTGAGAGGGTTAGCCACGGACAGATCTTGCCAGGCTCACCCCGAACCGCGATTCCGAGTCCGTCCACCATTTCTCCACCGAGAAACCGGCTTCGGCCAGTTCCGCCGCGATTCCCTCCCGCCGGAACTTCGCGGAGATCTCGGTGCGCACGTATTCGCCCTCGTCGAACTTCACGTGCATGTCGGCACCCGGGATGTCGACGGCCAGCGGCTCACGTGCCCGCAGGCGCATTTCGATCCATTCGTTCTCTTCGTCCCAATACGAGACGTGGTCGAACGCGGCCGGGTCGAAGTTCGCGCCGAGGCCGTTGTTGATCACGTGGAGCATGTTGCGGTTGAACTCGGCGGTCACCCCGGCGGCGTCGTCGTAAGCGCGCTCCAGGGTCTCTCGGTCCTTCACCAGGTCCGTCCCGAGAAGGAACCACTCCCCTTCGTCGAGCACCTCCCGGACCGAGCGCAGGAAGGTGGCTCGGTCGGCGGGGAGGAAGTTGCCGATCGTGCCGCCGAGGAAGACCACCATCCGCGGCCGGTCGCCCGGCAGCAGGTCCAGATGCTGGGTGAAGTCACCGACCACGCCTCGGACCTCGAGGGACGGGTAGTCGGCGGTGATGGCTTCCGCGGCCTCGGCGAGCGCGGTCTCGGAGACGTCGAGCGGGACGAACTCCTTCAACGTGCCGTGGCTCGTGAGCGCGTCGAGCAGGAGCCTCGTCTTCTCGCTCGATCCGGAGCCGAGTTCGACCAGGGTGTGCGCGCCCGAGCTTTCGGCGATCTCGCCGCCGCGCGCGGCGAGCACCTCCCGTTCGCTCCGGGTCGGGTAGTACTCGGGCAGTGCGGTGATCTTTTCGAACAGCTCGCTGCCGCGCGCGTCGTAGAACCATTTGGGCGACAACCACTTCTGGTCCGCCTCCAGGCCGGCACGGACGTCCGCGCGCAGCTGCTCGGTGATATCCGATTCGCTGTGGTGTACGTCGAGGTCGAGTTCGGTCATCGTGCCTCAGGGCTCCGATCGGCTTCGAGGGGCAGGATCTCCACGCCGGCGCCGGTGACCCGGACGGCGTGGTGGTCGGGAACGGGAGTCCAGCCGGGTTCGTCGTCGCACGGTTCCGACGCGACGAGCACACCGTCTCCGATGTCCCGATAGGACAGGGAATGCGTCCACGCGGTACCGATGAGCGTCCGGCCGTCGGTCAGCAGGAGGTTGAGCCGCGAACCCGGCCCCGACTCCTCGACGACTCCGGTCAGCCAGGTGACGGCCGCGAGCGGGTCTTCGCCCGCCTCGAGCCGTTCACGCAGCAAAGCCCACAGCAGTACCGAATCCGTGGTCGCCTCCAGCGTCAGCAGCCGGGTGATCGGCAGCTTCGCGGCGAGCTCGGCCATCGAGTCCGGCCAGCCCCGCACCAGCCCGTTGTGGCTGAAGAGGTAGCCGCCGCCGGTGAACGGCGCGTTCGCCGCCTCGACCACGGGCATCCCCGTCGTACCGTTCCGGACCGCCGCCAGGAAGGCGTGCGACCGGACCGACCCGGCGAGGGCGGGCAGGTCACCGTCCGTCCACAAAGGAGCTGACCGGCGCAGGCGCAGCGGCTCGGGGCCCTCGGCGTACCAGCCGAGGCCGTACCCGTCCGCGTTGACCGAGCCGCCGCCCCGCATGTCACGAGGGGCGTACGACTGCACGAGCAGCGAATGAGGGGCGTGAAAGAGCGTCTCGGCGGGCGAACGCGGCTCGCCGAGATACGCGACGTGACGGCACATGCCGCTCAGGCCACCTCGCTCGGCCGCGCGTCCCGGGCACAGCGGAACCCGGAGAAGATCTGCCGCCGGATCGGGTGATCCCAGTTGCGGAACGTGCCGCGGATGGCCGCCGCGTCCGTGCCGAACGAGCCCCCGCGCAGGATCCGGTAGTCCCCGCCGAAGAACACCTCCGAGTACTCCTTGTACGGGAAGGCGGCGAATCCCGGATACGCCTCGAAACCGCTGCTGGTCCACTCCCAGACGTCACCGATCAGCTGGTGCACGCCCAGCGGTGACACACCCGCCGGGTACGCGCCGACCTCCGCGGGCCGCAGATGCCGCTGCCCGAGGTTGGCGTGGTCGGGCGTGGGTTCCTCGTCGCCCCAGGGGAACCGGCGCGACCGGCCGGTCGCCGGATCGAACCGGGCGGCCTTCTCCCACTCCGGCTCCGTCGGCAGGCGCCGCCCCGCCCAGGCCGCGTACGCCTCGGCCTCGTGGAAGGAAACGTGGACCACGGGTTCCGCGGCCGGCACCTTCTCGTAGACGCCGAACCGTGTCCGCCACCAGCCGTCCTGCTCCCGTTTCCAGAACCGCGGCGCGTCGATGCCGTGTTCGCTGCGGTACGCCCAGCCGCGCTCGCTCCACCACCTCGGGTCCTCGTAGCCGCCGGAGTCGAGGAACTCGGCGTACGCCCCACAGGTGACCGGCGCGGTGTCGATGAAGAACGCCTCCACCGCGACCTCGTGCGCCGGACGCTCGTTGTCCAGCGCCCACGGCTCGGCGGAGGTGCCCATGGTGAAGGCACCGCCGGGTACGAACACCTCCGCGGGCAGCGGCCCGGACCGCGACGACGGCGGGGCGGGCGCGTGCAGCACCGGATCGCCCTTGCGCAGCTGATGGGTGGCCAGCATCGTCTCGTCGTGCTGCTGCTCGTGCTGGGTGATCATGCCGAAGGCGAAGGCGTCCTCGGTGAGCCGCCTGCCTTGCAGCGGAACGGTTTCCAGGATGTCGAAGGATTTCTCCCTGACCTCGCGGACGTACTTGCGGGCTTCCTCCGGCCCCAGCAGGGGCAGCGCCGGGCGATCCGCGCGGGCGTGCTGGAACGCGTCGTAGATGTCGTCGATGTCGGGCCGGAGCGCCTCGCGGCCGCCGACGTCGCGCACCAGCCAGAGCTCTTCCTGGCTGCCGATGTGCGCGAGGTCCCAGACCAGCGGCGACATCAGTTTCGAATGCTGGCGGACCAGGTCTTCGTCGTCGACGCTCGTCAGCGCGACACTGCGCTCACGGGCTCTGGTGAGCGCCTCGGCCGCGTGAGCCCGCAGGTCTTGCGGGCTCAGCGCGCGAAGCGGGTTGGTCTCGGTGCTTTCCACGCTCATGACTGGTGGCTCCTCGAACCCCTCACGAGGGATTGCACGCCCTCGCTGATCTCGGTGATGGTCTCCGGCGGCAGACCGGTCGTGCCCAGCTCGGCACAGCCGAGGTCCACCACCTTGCTCGCGACGTCGGCGATCGCCCGGTCGGCGAGGCCGAACCGGGCCGCGCACTCCCAGCGGCCCATGACCGGTTCGCACAGTTCGAGCACCTTGTCCGCTGTGGACGGACGCGCGAGCAGTGCGGCCAGCAGGGCCACCGGGTGCAGCCACCTGGCGGCGGGCTGGGCGTCCAGGTAACGGATCTCCAGATACCCCTGTGGACGGACCGGGGTGAAGAACGTCGTCAGGTGATAGGCCAGGTCGTCCTCGGTCGGCTTGCCGAGCCCGGCGCCCTCGCCCCGTCCGTCGATCCAGTCGGCGAAGGTCAGGGAATCGGGCGCGTCCCAGCGGCCGTCGGGGCCGGGAAGGACCATCAACGGGGTGTCCAGGACCCTGCCCGCCCACCCGGCGGCCGGATCCTTGCCCGGTTCCGCCGACCGGGTGCGGGCCTTCTCCGTTTCCATGACGGCGAGCCAGCGCGCGGACGCGTGGCCGGTGTCGCGTCCGGCGTGGATCCGGGAATTGGCGAAGGTGGCGAGCAGAGGTGGGCCGAGCGCGTGGACAGCGGCCCAGCGGACCGGCAGATCGTGTGCCTCGCCGGTGTCCACACAGACCTGCAGGCCCGCGGTGCTGCACATCATCGTCGCGCCGCCGTCGCCCATCGGGGCGAAACGGCGTTCCATCGCGGCGTAGCGCGGGGTGCCCAGCTTGCGGGCGGGGGCGCGATGCCTGTCTATCCCGGTGTCCCCCAGGTACAGGCCTCGTGCGGCGAGAAGACTTTCGAGATGGGCCAGATCGGCCGAGACGACGGCGTCCAGGTGACGCAGCGTGGTCTGTGGTTGAGCGGAGATCTCCACCTGGCATCCGGGCTCGAGGCTCAGCGGTGAACCTGCCGGAAGCGGGAGGGCGGGGCTGTCGGGGCGCAATGTCCGCGGTGTGTGCGGACCGAGCGCGCCGGCGAGATCGTCGGGATCGAGGGGCCGGGCGGGTTCGTCGGCGTAGTGCACGGTGAATTCCAGCTCTACGCCGAGAAGTCTCGGTGGCCCGTGTTTGAAGCACACGGAAGCCACATACGCCTCACCTTCGGCGCGGTCCGAAAGGACCTTCGCCGTCGCGTTCGACGCGCTCCCGGACTTCTCGGGGAAATCATGAACAGTAGTCATCTTTCCGCCGTCCAGTCGGTTGTCCGATAACTGAGATACCTTGACTTCGGACGCTACACGCGGGGTCCGACAAAATCAGTCCGGTTCTTGCCGGGCAGGATCGCCGGACCACGTTCCGGGACGGACGATCAGGGCAAAGCGGGCTCCGTGCCCAGGCCCAGCGCGGCCGCCGCGTTCCGCACCGCCTCGATCACCAGCTGCAGCGCCGGCCGCCGCGACGAGGTCGTCCGGTAGGCGATCGAAACCGTCCGGAGCAACGGTGTGGTCAACGCGACGACGTCGATCCCCGGCGGCCGGAGCCCGAGCCCGAGGTCGGAAACGAGGGTCACCCCGAGCCCCGCCCTGACCATCGCCATCGCCGTGGACTGCTCCTCGACCTCGTGGTTGATCTTGGGCTCGAATCCGTGCCGGTGACACGCCGTGCGCACCGCGCGGCCGAAATGACTCTTCGGGCTGGCGAGGATCCAGGGATGCTCACCCAGTTCGAGTAAAGACGCGCTGCCGGCGGGCACCGCGCCGGCGGGTACGGCGGCGTGCAGCCGTTCGACCGCGATCACCGCGCGCTCCAGGCCCGCGTCCCACGGCATCGGCGCGTCGGAATAGTCGAGGACGAACGACAGATCCAGTTCGCCGTCACGCACGGCGTCGGCGGTGTCCTCGGGAGCCAGCTCACGGGTCCGGACCTGGATGCCCGGATGCTCACCCGCGAGCGCGGCCAGAGCGTGCGGCAGCAGACCCGACGCCACCGACGCCCACACTCCGGCCATGAGGCGCACCGAAACGGTTTCCTGCGCCTCTTCCAAGGCCAGTGTCGCCCGTTCGACCGACCCCAGGATCTCCTCGGCGTGCTCGGTGAGCAGCAACCCCAGTTCGGTCAGCTGCACCCGTCTGCCGAATCGTTCGAACAGCTTCGCGCCCACGTCCCGCTCCAGCTGAGCCAGCTGCTGCGATACCGCCGAAGCGGTGTAATGCAGCGAAGCGGCGGCCGCCGTGACGGTGCCGCGCCTGCTCAGCTCGCGGAGCATCCGCAGGCGGTGCAACGAAAGCTCCATGGCCCCAACGTAATCGGGTGCGGTCGCGGACGCCCGGTGACGCGTTACACCAGTTTCTCTGCACATCATCGTTCAGATTCGGTAAATGGACGCGCGCGCCCGCGTGGGCGCACCCTCGGAAGTGGCGCAGGAACGACCCCGAATCCACGAAGGAGGTGGCCGCATGGCCGCGAGGAACGCCGAACCGCTGATGAGGCTCGTCTGGACCGACCCCGTCACCGGTGCCACCGGCTACCTCGTAGTGCACAGCCTGGTCTCCGGTATCGCGACCGGCGGGACCCGGATGCGCGCGGGCTGCACGATGACCGAGGTCGAAGACCTGGCGAGGGGGATGGCGAACAAGACCGCGACCTTCGGCCTGCCGGTCGGCGGGGCCAAGGGCGGTATCGACTTCGATCCGAAGGACGAGCGTGCTTTCGGTGTGCTGGAACGGTTCTGCTCGTTCCTGCGGCCGTGGATCGACAACCACTGGGTGACCGCCGAGGACCTCGGCGTGCCCCAGCACCTGATCGACGAGGTGTTCGCGAAGCTCGGGCTCGAGCAGTCGTACCACGCCGCGATCCGTCGTTCGGCCGATCCGGCGCACACCCTTCGCCGCGTGCAGGCCGGGCTGAGCACTCCGGTCCCCGGCGGGCTCCTGCTCGGCGACGTGATCGGCGGCTACGGCGTCGCACAGGCCTGCCTCGGTGTCGCCGACGCGTGGGAATGGGCCGCCGAGAAGACCACGGTCGCCATCCAGGGCATCGGCACCATGGGCGGCGGCGCGGCCTGGTATCTGCACGAAGCCGGGATGAAGGTCGTCGCTGTCGCCGACGCGGCCGGGACGCTGTACCGGCCCGAAGGTCTCGACATCCCCGCGCTGCTGGAACTGCGCGACTCCTACGGCGAGATCGACCGGAGCCGGCTCCCCGCCGACGTCCGGCTGCTCCCCCGCGACGAGATCGTGGCGACGGAGGCGGACATCCTCGTCCCGGCGGCGATCTCCTACGCGCTGCGCGCCGGGAACCAGGGCGTCGTCAAGGCGAAGGTCGTCATCGAAGCGGCCAACGCGGCGACCACGCCCGACGCCGAGGCGGGGCTGGCGGCCCGTGGTATCCCGGTGATCCCGGACTTCGTCGCGAACGCCGGCGCGGCCGCGTGGGCCTGGTGGCTCCTGCTCGGCGAGGTCGGCGCCGATCCCGCCGATTCGTTCCTGCGCCTGCGGACCGAGATGCGGGCGAAGGTGGCCCTGCTGCTGAGTTCGTGGAACCTGGACCGGATCGCACCCCGCACCACCGGGCTGCGGCTCGCCGAAACCACCCGTTCGGACGCCACCGCTCCCGAAACCTCCCCCGCGCTGGTCATCCCCTGACAACGCGCGTGAAGGCCTCCTTCCCTCGGCTCAGTCGAGGGAAGGAGGCCTTCACGCGCGATCCGTGGCTCAGGAAGCGAAGCGGTCCGTCGCGCCGATGAGGACTTCGCGCATCGGCTCGTCCTGGGTGCTGTGGCCGACCTCGTCGATGACCACCAGTTCG carries:
- a CDS encoding nitroreductase family deazaflavin-dependent oxidoreductase — translated: MGLAGGIIWVDKRLHRLFKGKVSLVALAGLPSLRLTTTGRKSGLPRSTNLLYFPHGEGFVLVGSNWGRPNDPAWTHNLRSHPDAVVALAGKEIPVRARELLGDEYEAMWKRLLEFWPGYSMEENAACRVLPIFELKTTTR
- the egtD gene encoding L-histidine N(alpha)-methyltransferase encodes the protein MTELDLDVHHSESDITEQLRADVRAGLEADQKWLSPKWFYDARGSELFEKITALPEYYPTRSEREVLAARGGEIAESSGAHTLVELGSGSSEKTRLLLDALTSHGTLKEFVPLDVSETALAEAAEAITADYPSLEVRGVVGDFTQHLDLLPGDRPRMVVFLGGTIGNFLPADRATFLRSVREVLDEGEWFLLGTDLVKDRETLERAYDDAAGVTAEFNRNMLHVINNGLGANFDPAAFDHVSYWDEENEWIEMRLRAREPLAVDIPGADMHVKFDEGEYVRTEISAKFRREGIAAELAEAGFSVEKWWTDSESRFGVSLARSVRG
- the egtC gene encoding ergothioneine biosynthesis protein EgtC, with the translated sequence MCRHVAYLGEPRSPAETLFHAPHSLLVQSYAPRDMRGGGSVNADGYGLGWYAEGPEPLRLRRSAPLWTDGDLPALAGSVRSHAFLAAVRNGTTGMPVVEAANAPFTGGGYLFSHNGLVRGWPDSMAELAAKLPITRLLTLEATTDSVLLWALLRERLEAGEDPLAAVTWLTGVVEESGPGSRLNLLLTDGRTLIGTAWTHSLSYRDIGDGVLVASEPCDDEPGWTPVPDHHAVRVTGAGVEILPLEADRSPEAR
- the egtB gene encoding ergothioneine biosynthesis protein EgtB; the encoded protein is MSVESTETNPLRALSPQDLRAHAAEALTRARERSVALTSVDDEDLVRQHSKLMSPLVWDLAHIGSQEELWLVRDVGGREALRPDIDDIYDAFQHARADRPALPLLGPEEARKYVREVREKSFDILETVPLQGRRLTEDAFAFGMITQHEQQHDETMLATHQLRKGDPVLHAPAPPSSRSGPLPAEVFVPGGAFTMGTSAEPWALDNERPAHEVAVEAFFIDTAPVTCGAYAEFLDSGGYEDPRWWSERGWAYRSEHGIDAPRFWKREQDGWWRTRFGVYEKVPAAEPVVHVSFHEAEAYAAWAGRRLPTEPEWEKAARFDPATGRSRRFPWGDEEPTPDHANLGQRHLRPAEVGAYPAGVSPLGVHQLIGDVWEWTSSGFEAYPGFAAFPYKEYSEVFFGGDYRILRGGSFGTDAAAIRGTFRNWDHPIRRQIFSGFRCARDARPSEVA
- a CDS encoding glutamate-cysteine ligase family protein; the encoded protein is MTTVHDFPEKSGSASNATAKVLSDRAEGEAYVASVCFKHGPPRLLGVELEFTVHYADEPARPLDPDDLAGALGPHTPRTLRPDSPALPLPAGSPLSLEPGCQVEISAQPQTTLRHLDAVVSADLAHLESLLAARGLYLGDTGIDRHRAPARKLGTPRYAAMERRFAPMGDGGATMMCSTAGLQVCVDTGEAHDLPVRWAAVHALGPPLLATFANSRIHAGRDTGHASARWLAVMETEKARTRSAEPGKDPAAGWAGRVLDTPLMVLPGPDGRWDAPDSLTFADWIDGRGEGAGLGKPTEDDLAYHLTTFFTPVRPQGYLEIRYLDAQPAARWLHPVALLAALLARPSTADKVLELCEPVMGRWECAARFGLADRAIADVASKVVDLGCAELGTTGLPPETITEISEGVQSLVRGSRSHQS
- a CDS encoding LysR family transcriptional regulator gives rise to the protein MELSLHRLRMLRELSRRGTVTAAAASLHYTASAVSQQLAQLERDVGAKLFERFGRRVQLTELGLLLTEHAEEILGSVERATLALEEAQETVSVRLMAGVWASVASGLLPHALAALAGEHPGIQVRTRELAPEDTADAVRDGELDLSFVLDYSDAPMPWDAGLERAVIAVERLHAAVPAGAVPAGSASLLELGEHPWILASPKSHFGRAVRTACHRHGFEPKINHEVEEQSTAMAMVRAGLGVTLVSDLGLGLRPPGIDVVALTTPLLRTVSIAYRTTSSRRPALQLVIEAVRNAAAALGLGTEPALP
- a CDS encoding Glu/Leu/Phe/Val dehydrogenase dimerization domain-containing protein, with product MAARNAEPLMRLVWTDPVTGATGYLVVHSLVSGIATGGTRMRAGCTMTEVEDLARGMANKTATFGLPVGGAKGGIDFDPKDERAFGVLERFCSFLRPWIDNHWVTAEDLGVPQHLIDEVFAKLGLEQSYHAAIRRSADPAHTLRRVQAGLSTPVPGGLLLGDVIGGYGVAQACLGVADAWEWAAEKTTVAIQGIGTMGGGAAWYLHEAGMKVVAVADAAGTLYRPEGLDIPALLELRDSYGEIDRSRLPADVRLLPRDEIVATEADILVPAAISYALRAGNQGVVKAKVVIEAANAATTPDAEAGLAARGIPVIPDFVANAGAAAWAWWLLLGEVGADPADSFLRLRTEMRAKVALLLSSWNLDRIAPRTTGLRLAETTRSDATAPETSPALVIP